TATAAATctgatttaatttaacaatattacacatacacacatattcAGTTTGTAGTATACAATAGTATGAGGGACCTAATATCTGATCAAGGATTATGAGTTACGTTCTCTGTATTtacaaattgatattttttgtttaacgcCCAATTGTATTTATTGCAGTTGATTTACTTGAAGAATATTTCTTCGTCATGaacaaaatgtttttgttttttttttaataaaaagagaaacgtcggaaaaaataatatggtaatacaaaaaataatatatatagtcaCTGATCGGCTGTCTTTAAGGAATTTGTGGAGCCCTCACAGGTCGCACATTCGTCTGCATTTGGTGCAACTTCTGGTTTAGTTTGTGCGTGTGATCACGCAAATAAGCGATAAGATCGGCCTGCTTCTCTAGCAGCTCGGCAGTATCGCCGCCGGGTTGCATGAGGCCCAGGGAACCACCGGCACGGTCTGCACCACGCAGAACATCAGGGGCCAGCTTCGCTTTGTTGAATTTACGCACTTTATctggaataaaatattttaaatgatattttaaatttataggtGGAAATTTTCTATACGGGATGATGTCATTTTAAAGATTCTGAATCATACTGCTTAATATAATAGAAAAGGGTTTAACAAAGACTTCTACTGACTCACTAGATTATAGAAAATCCTAATCTGGAATAATCTTTCcagtttttttaaagttttctttcGAATTTCGATCATTATAAGGAAAATCCCTTCTTAAGTAAGCCTTTGCTCATGATTCACGCCTTAACCAAGCCAAACTTACCAATATAGCAGCTGTGAGACACCGCCAGCACCACATTCTCGGCCACCGTAAAGGCGGTGACATAGCTAACCGGCGACAGCCATTCTGCAGCGCAATGCTCCCAAAAATTCTCGCCGTAGAAGTGATGGATAAGGGCCTGTACGGCCAGCAGCATAGAGTTCCACAGCGACACCACCTGCAGGGGAATCCCCTTCTGCATATTTGTATCTCGATGAAAATCGTGGTAGCCGTTTAAGCGCAGATTGTCGTGTTGCTTCTTCACAAAGTGATCGAAGAGCTGGGGAAATATCAAGGCATTTTTGGGGCAGGTCTGGGATGATTCCAATGGTTACGTACATATGTGATTACCCAGAAGGTGGCCCGTAGGTATAACATGATGAAGTAGGCATCACAGCGCCGATCCGACGGAAACGAGGCCGCCAGTACGATGCCCACCAACGAAATCGCCGTGGAGATAAGCAAATGAAGGCTGCAGAAGAACAGTGAAGGGGGTTGGGGTTAATTGGGTGCATCATTGCGGGCGAAGCCTTTGCAATGGCGTGAATGATTCATTGCCGCCGGGGAGTCCAGTTTTGATGTTCCCCAATCTCACCTAAATGCGGGCACTGTGTTCAGCTTGAAATTGCCATTGTCGTTTGAAAAGAGCACGGGATCCAGCAGCTGGTCTGCGTCGTGGTTATGAGCGGGAGACATGCCCGGTTGGACGGCGCCTCCGCCTGTTGCGTGGTGGTCCATCTGCGATGCGTAATTTTCGAATTATTGCCCCTTTTTGCTtggctttgtttgtttgttttcggcTAGGGATTTCGATTATAtatgtatcgatattttttcaaaagaataaatatttgttcgCGAACACATATCgatattatttgaaatatttatttttatagttttagttttgtttaagCTATAATGtgtttacattagtttttcttaaattcttatattcaaattatatatcatcactataaattaaaatgtgcaTATTAATACTCAAGTTTAGTTATCAACTTACAGAATTTCTGAATATAAATGTAcccatttatttaaaatgttataaaataaaaaaccatatTTTAAACGGAAATGccgttatttttaaatattaaagataaagatatatttttacaacCCTAGTTTGTTTGGGGCTGCCAACTCGCTGGACTATCGATAGGCGAAAACACTTTCCATACAGTTACTGCGCTGACTTGCCATATGAAAGTTATTATTTGAacattaaatttacattagGACATTAGATTTATACTCttagattatttttatttttttatagacttcattttattttttatatttttaatcgcATCCACAATCGATATCGATCTGACTAGACATCGATGCTTTTCCAGCTCTAGTTTGAatgaggaaaaaaaaacaacaaataggATTTTGAACAATTTGCGGGTTGAGAAAGATGACTACTCCTGTGCCTCGACGAACGAAGGATATGATGGCGCTAGCCTCGGATTCGGACACAGAGGACAATTATAATACGCCATTCCGCCCGCAAAGTTCTCGAGGCGCCGCAGAGATCAAAAAACCTCCGGCGGTGGCGTCGACATTGCAAAAGCCAGCGAGGGGCAAAGAGAACGAAGCGGATCCACACTTGCTGCATATGGAAATGCTGTGAGTGTCCATCTACTTTTAATTGTTCTGATCACTAGTAGTTCTTTATCCCCAAAAGGATGTCCCCCTCGAAAcactcccttttttttttataagtagtcttttaacatttttatatccGCAATAGGCCCCGTCGTGCCTCCGAGCTGACAATGATGAATTCGgacagcgaggaggaggaggacaacaaaaacaatcacAACCTAAACTGCGCCATCCTAAACGATTCCTTTGTACTGAGTCCCAATCACGAATTGACgggcagcagccacagcattCCCACCCGTCGTACGTCCCCCGCAGCCGCTTCTGCCGCTCCTCTCAAAGCATCTGAATCGAATCTCTCGTTTCTGGGTCGATTTAACAACATGGGCATCAATTGCAGCAGCCAGGGATCGCCGGATGTAGAGGCGGCGGAGCAGGTGCCAGCCAAAAAGCCTCTCTCTACGACCCAAGGCATTGCGGAGAGACGGCAACTTGTGGATACGGCCTTAGCAGAGAGACGTCGCCTCATGGACACAAAGACGCCGCTGCGCAAGGGAATCTCTGCCTCATCCTCGTCCACGGTTGAGGTAAAATCGCACGCAAAGCCAGAAGCTGATTTCGTCACGCCTCAAGTGCGGGCATACGGATCAATTCAGTCGGCAAAGAACAGAGGTCCAGCGGCGGCCAATGAGTTTCGCTCCCAGAAGGTGCTCTTCCAAACGCCCATGACCGTGAGTCGGGCGGCTCCATTCCCCAACGACAGCATAAGTTTCTCGCTCTGCGACACCATCAGCGAGAGTCCCAACGTTCCGGAGCCACCGCCAAAGCAAGAGTCTATGAATGGAAAATCCAAAAAGTCCTTGGAGAGCGCTTTCAGTGCGTTGGAAAAGGTGGAGAAAGTGCCACCGAAAGTGGTAATTTCCGAGGCCAAGGAGGTGGTGGCATCCGTACCCTTGGCTACAACGGATCCGGTGGTACCTAATCCTGGCGGCACCGCCTCTTCAAAAACTTCGAATATACTGAATATAAAGAATAACGAGTATACGATCGTGAAAAAATTGGGTTGTGGTGGCTCCAGTTCTGTCTATTTAGCCCGTCGCTCAGATTCCGGAGACGAGTTTGCGCTGAAGGTAGTGGATCTGCAGGCCGATCC
Above is a genomic segment from Drosophila kikkawai strain 14028-0561.14 chromosome 3R, DkikHiC1v2, whole genome shotgun sequence containing:
- the LOC108075620 gene encoding transmembrane protein 192, whose product is MDHHATGGGAVQPGMSPAHNHDADQLLDPVLFSNDNGNFKLNTVPAFSLHLLISTAISLVGIVLAASFPSDRRCDAYFIMLYLRATFWVITYLFDHFVKKQHDNLRLNGYHDFHRDTNMQKGIPLQVVSLWNSMLLAVQALIHHFYGENFWEHCAAEWLSPVSYVTAFTVAENVVLAVSHSCYIDKVRKFNKAKLAPDVLRGADRAGGSLGLMQPGGDTAELLEKQADLIAYLRDHTHKLNQKLHQMQTNVRPVRAPQIP
- the Mps1 gene encoding uncharacterized protein Mps1; this encodes MTTPVPRRTKDMMALASDSDTEDNYNTPFRPQSSRGAAEIKKPPAVASTLQKPARGKENEADPHLLHMEMLPRRASELTMMNSDSEEEEDNKNNHNLNCAILNDSFVLSPNHELTGSSHSIPTRRTSPAAASAAPLKASESNLSFLGRFNNMGINCSSQGSPDVEAAEQVPAKKPLSTTQGIAERRQLVDTALAERRRLMDTKTPLRKGISASSSSTVEVKSHAKPEADFVTPQVRAYGSIQSAKNRGPAAANEFRSQKVLFQTPMTVSRAAPFPNDSISFSLCDTISESPNVPEPPPKQESMNGKSKKSLESAFSALEKVEKVPPKVVISEAKEVVASVPLATTDPVVPNPGGTASSKTSNILNIKNNEYTIVKKLGCGGSSSVYLARRSDSGDEFALKVVDLQADPLVVQGYLNETKLLAKLQGNVCVVALYDYQLLREESKLYMVMEKGDSDLNKILQNYTTNLPLYSLTNILYQMLQAVNYIHQHGVIHSDLKPANFLMVNGRLKLIDFGIASNISVDSTSIIKFSQAGTFNYISPEALTDTSTGNSPLRGGGNQPKIKISTKSDVWSLGCILYLLLYQKTPFGHIRNIYAKMNAIASPATSIEYPAIPPYYPVMLVHMTKNCLQLNPKNRPSCTELLQYPFQMIIPLHNLQIPPSRGAPSNNN